The Thunnus maccoyii chromosome 24, fThuMac1.1, whole genome shotgun sequence DNA window ctaGAGTTTAATTAACTGAACTTTCCATAGTATGAAAAATCCAAGAAGGTCAAAACTGCGTACTCACCTTCGTCATCAGAGTCAAACCCAAAGAGGTTGGAGCAACTCTGCAGCCGGaggtgactctgcagctcctcggTGTTGTTGAAAGTAGCGAAACAGTTGGCACATCTTTGTCTCTGCGGAGCCGCTGTAACATCAGCCCGCTCAGGAGGGGGGTTTCTTTGAGACGTCTGGAAAGACAGCATCTCCTTCCTTCGTTTTGGCATGGTGATGAACTTCTCGTCGAGGTACGCTGTCGGCGGGAGACGCATGTACGGCTTCTTTCCGTACTCGGCCAAAGTGTCTATACACACGGTGGATTTTTCATCTTCGCTTTCTGCTCGTTCCTCTGCTTTGCCATGTTGGATTTTAGTTTTTGACTTAACAGGCTTTTTACAGACTGACGGAGCACCCTCATCTTTACgtggacattttttcttgacAGTCTTCATATCACCATCTTTCTTAATCACCTTTGCTTTGTTGGGGTCAGATTTTTTCATATTAGATTTCTTTGCTTCCTTGTGTTTGTTCTCTTCAGAGGCAGTTGGTGGGGAAGTTGTTTCATTTACACTGTTAGAAGTAACAGCAGATATGCAGGAGGAACCGGGGCTTTCGAGTGTTGCGTCTGAGGTTTCCTCCTTTGCTTTTCCTTCCACATTGGGACAgctctctcctgctgctgctgctgctgctgctgctgctgctgctgctgctgctgctgctgctgctgctgctgctgctgctgctgctgctgctgctgcttgggCCTCAACCTGTTGGACTACAGATTTAGACTTTGCAGTCTTTTTTGAAGCAGATGTTTTGCTCGGGTCTTTGCATGGCCGTCTTTCCTTGACAGTCTTTTTGccctcttttttatttataactttGTGCTTCTTATTTGCTTTGCCTGAGTCAGAGGAAGCAGCTTGAGTATTCTTTTCTTTGGGACTATGAGATTTCTTAGATTTTTCCTTTGTTGTCAacttctgctttttctctcctgaGGTGGTGTGTGGTGAAGTTATTTCTTTGAAACTGTTACCAGGACTGTTTTGTGTTGAGTCTGTGTTTTCCGCCTTTGCCTTTCCCTGCTCATCAGCAAGACTttctactactgctgctgctgctgctactgctgctttGGCCTCAGATTTTGACTTGGCAAGTTTTGAGGCTGTAGAGACGCCCAGATCTTTGCGAGGACATTTTTTGTTGACAGTCTTTGTGTTGACTTTGCTGTTTGTAACCTTGTGCTTCTTTGATTTACTGGAGTCCAAAGAAACAGTACTGCCTTCTTCAGGAGCACAGCGTTTTTTTGTAATATGCGATTTCTTCACTTTGTCAGCAGTTaacatctgtgttttgtttgctgaCGTGGTGATGATTGACTCATTTAAACTCTTAGCTGTATCAGCAGGTGTAGATTTATTATGTGAGATCTTTTGTTTAACATGATTGCTCTTAATCTGCTTGTTCACTGATTTCGGTTCATTTGTTGACGTTTCTATCATTTTTACTACATCTTGAACATGCTGGCTCTTTTCTTCTTGAAACTTGTTGCTAACTGTTGAAGTTTCTGCTGTTTCAGTAGTATTTGTAGGAAGCTGAGCAGTTTTCGCTTTGACAGATTCATTGTTTCGACTAGTAGTAGTGTTTTCATCGTGCACAGCTTTCTTTGACTTAGGAGGACGCCCTCTTCTTTTAGGACCTTTTGTGTTTACTTTGACCAGCTTTTTCTTTAGCTTGTGCCTCactttgctgttgtgttttaacaaaGATGATGAGAAGACTTTGTGAGTTTTGGGAGCTGTCAGATTTGTTCTTGCTACTTGCCCTTTTCGTAATGTTTGCCTTAATCTCAGGTTAGGAACAGTTGACTCCCCGGTGGTGTCCTTGTTAGAGAGATTCTTCAACACATTGGAATCCTTGGTCTCATTTCTCTCTTGTTTCAACAGACATGATttgacagaggagagagaaggaacaCTAAGATTTCTTCCTGTTGATGAACTATGAGAAGCTTGTCTTCTTAATTTACGAGCAGTCTTGACACTCACAGTCTTTTTTACAGTCGTGGCAGCAGTAGAATCTTTTGGCTTATGATCTTGCTTCTTCTCCACTGGTCTGttatgtttgtcatttgtttgcacatttgTGTTCTTGATTGGTTTAGTGGGTTTAGAAGCGTAGTGCTCTCTTTCATGAAGGTTCAGTGCCcagagacaaataaataattgagaACAACCAGGGAGGCAGCACACTGCCTGCAGTGGACTGTGCCTCCTGGCATGGCGTCTCATTTCCATTCCGGTTTTGAATCTGGCAGTGCAACCCTGATGAAGGCAAGGATGCCGAGGCGCAAGTCTGTGTCTTTCTACATGatgctgaaaatgttcaaaactcCATAAAACCCTCATGCAAATACTGCATCTGCTGTTTCCGATTTGAAATGACAGTTCTAAAGGTTTGACATCACCATAGTGATCATCCAGAGCGTGGTACAGGAGTGCAACGCGATTTTTAGACAGGTCTGTAAACCAAGTGCATCCATCCGCAGGACAGCAAACTTTCTCTTGTGGCTCCACATTTTTCTCTTCAACAACCttcctgtcttgttttgtgGCTGTCTTCAGGACCTGCAGAGATTCTGTCTCCTTCACTGTATCTTCAGTGGAACTGCCAAACTCTTTCTCTACCTGCATTGATGTTGTAGAGGAATCCACTTTGAGATCATGGGTTTCTGGTAACCCAGGATTAACTGCTCCATCACTTGTTCTGTCGTGAGTGATCTCCTGCTGTCTAAGTGGCTGCTTAGTTTTCGAGTTTGTGGTGTTCTGTTTCATTCTGTCAAGCTGTTTCTTTTTGCTAATATGTCCATTTACCTTGTGAACAGAGGTTTTGCTATCAAGGTTCTTGTTTTGCTCCTTTCCTTTCTGTAAAAACTGACCATCTGCTGGCTTGTCACTGGATCTTAACTTTCTTGATTCAGTTGGGCCTGACTCTAGATTGCTCAGAGATTTAGGACGGACAGCACATTTCCTCGGTCTCCCACTACTATGATGCCCTAAAGACATGTTTGTGGTCTTAGCTTTGGCAGAGGTCTTAGGTGTGGAGATATCTTTGGTGTCAGACACCCAGTTTTCTTGGGCTTTGTTGCCGACTGACTCTTTGCTCTTTTTCAGCTTCTCTATGTGATCAGACAGGTGCATCATGGCCAGGAGGTCATCTTTGAACATTGTCCCACAGAACATACACTCATCCTTACGGTAATGAAACATTGCATGTGCTACCACACGATTACCCCTGAAGTCCTTGTTGCAAAAGATGCAACAGAACTCTAACTTGGATTCCTCTGattcaactgctgtttccattGGATCACTGTTCTCTGGTGTTTCTGGATCAATGTCATCGGTTTCCTCGTTCTTTTTACCTTGCATGTCAGCAACTCTAGAGGTCCCCTGTTGTGGCACAAAGCAGCTGGAGGTAGTCCGTATTTTATGAGGAACATTCGGTTTAAGCACTGATGTTGACTCCTTGGAGGCACCGTCCTCCAGAACTGGTTGTTTGTGATTCTCCAGATCTCGAGCAAGTTCCTCAGGTGTAAATTCAGTTACCATCTCTGTTACTAATGTCAGAGCAGATATATCATTTATACTGTCTGGCTCTGTAGGTGCACAAGTAGATTCTGTCTCTGAAATCGCACACAAAGTCCCCATGTTCTCGCCAGACATTGTGTCTTTTTGAACACCTGTATCTGCTGTGTCCCTTTTGAGTTCATCTTTATAGGGCATGTGTCCATCTGAGTCTTTAGGTACCACTGTGGTGAGCACCCCTGAAGTGTCTGCTTTAACATGGGCTACATAATTCTTGCCACTTTCAGACCGAGAGGAAAGTGAACTCGGTTCTTGTTCACCTAGAGCTCCAGTGTTTGAATTGTCTGCCGTACTGGACACTAGAGGGATTTCATCAGTAACTACCATTTGATTGTTGTGTGCAGTTATGGTCTGTGAAGCCTCGGCTGAGGCTGTGGTTTTTGAGACATCTTTTATATTATGCACTTTAGAAGCCTTATCGATAACTGGGGATTGTGTCACTTTAGCCGCTGCTGTGGTTTGTGAAGCGATAGTGACTTTCATCTCAACGGCGGATTCTTCACTGAGCTCTCTCGCTGAAACTATGGTT harbors:
- the LOC121892076 gene encoding uncharacterized protein LOC121892076 isoform X1, with product MAEEGSVYELEGLEKQLQSLLSRYSSDELRADSKPFCSDYCKLVEEYASRWQVPLPQLRIFEVALRYFAQASIFFTSNCDHVLHTLSSLALSVFELLLFFDQKDFLQEPLKHFTVTFQECHLALAKHQNVHLLQVERSVRGGGAWASSALQAILSESSLPQNEVDGCISSELPVFFELRVRYLLSCERFSEALALAKCCAQHPTAGQHLFFLQVYLTWLHKTSQHDRLHKEVADLNGKDAVHIICSLEREEKDELLLALSRAFLSQQLRRGNMYYLCDLVFIWSKLHSRLKTSKQALLEESRQLMRSATNVNSIFPFIRVILQELGEDGIQFCVELCANALESCLPCDVVTKSLIYKTIAGLLPNDLEVCRACALLVFFLERSVDTYKMVYLLYMHPDQEYHVEYSPIRNHIRFETLQVLKKDLYFDPEFWNLIALRTNCLKLMSGKVVDAALEEIMDEKWISKYCTKEAASRSSASLCQKGSKGAAARKRHHKEDRHHKEDITDMAPKRLKVGHGTAVKKKGNQGSRHMKEASSEPLRRSFWQLDRIQDNVVIPYGEQRRTTRLSEKNPPKRRIRKPRWLLEDSGTLEENNVPPKIKKHGLKHGKHHQSSVVKGPESGQSKNNTKHKVSVNSHLKARENNTKHQKGLSVDSLKPAFTPQVILELSLPDNELMGTFTEDTCNKQRGFPQMLLYKPTVKLPAASQPVKAVHRKEVILRARDATMFVQQLHCYARREKGKRNGSNIHGSVSTITRSSVQGSPPKDPPRELCENPDVEMKGGISSQTPAAAESPVLGKVLQKKGSAREIFENSAVEMKVAAASQTSPALKVTETSVLEKVPQAQTTEKISQTIVSARELSEESAVEMKVTIASQTTAAAKVTQSPVIDKASKVHNIKDVSKTTASAEASQTITAHNNQMVVTDEIPLVSSTADNSNTGALGEQEPSSLSSRSESGKNYVAHVKADTSGVLTTVVPKDSDGHMPYKDELKRDTADTGVQKDTMSGENMGTLCAISETESTCAPTEPDSINDISALTLVTEMVTEFTPEELARDLENHKQPVLEDGASKESTSVLKPNVPHKIRTTSSCFVPQQGTSRVADMQGKKNEETDDIDPETPENSDPMETAVESEESKLEFCCIFCNKDFRGNRVVAHAMFHYRKDECMFCGTMFKDDLLAMMHLSDHIEKLKKSKESVGNKAQENWVSDTKDISTPKTSAKAKTTNMSLGHHSSGRPRKCAVRPKSLSNLESGPTESRKLRSSDKPADGQFLQKGKEQNKNLDSKTSVHKVNGHISKKKQLDRMKQNTTNSKTKQPLRQQEITHDRTSDGAVNPGLPETHDLKVDSSTTSMQVEKEFGSSTEDTVKETESLQVLKTATKQDRKVVEEKNVEPQEKVCCPADGCTWFTDLSKNRVALLYHALDDHYGDVKPLELSFQIGNSRCSICMRVLWSFEHFQHHVERHRLAPRHPCLHQGCTARFKTGMEMRRHARRHSPLQAVCCLPGCSQLFICLWALNLHEREHYASKPTKPIKNTNVQTNDKHNRPVEKKQDHKPKDSTAATTVKKTVSVKTARKLRRQASHSSSTGRNLSVPSLSSVKSCLLKQERNETKDSNVLKNLSNKDTTGESTVPNLRLRQTLRKGQVARTNLTAPKTHKVFSSSLLKHNSKVRHKLKKKLVKVNTKGPKRRGRPPKSKKAVHDENTTTSRNNESVKAKTAQLPTNTTETAETSTVSNKFQEEKSQHVQDVVKMIETSTNEPKSVNKQIKSNHVKQKISHNKSTPADTAKSLNESIITTSANKTQMLTADKVKKSHITKKRCAPEEGSTVSLDSSKSKKHKVTNSKVNTKTVNKKCPRKDLGVSTASKLAKSKSEAKAAVAAAAAVVESLADEQGKAKAENTDSTQNSPGNSFKEITSPHTTSGEKKQKLTTKEKSKKSHSPKEKNTQAASSDSGKANKKHKVINKKEGKKTVKERRPCKDPSKTSASKKTAKSKSVVQQVEAQAAAAAAAAAAAAAGESCPNVEGKAKEETSDATLESPGSSCISAVTSNSVNETTSPPTASEENKHKEAKKSNMKKSDPNKAKVIKKDGDMKTVKKKCPRKDEGAPSVCKKPVKSKTKIQHGKAEERAESEDEKSTVCIDTLAEYGKKPYMRLPPTAYLDEKFITMPKRRKEMLSFQTSQRNPPPERADVTAAPQRQRCANCFATFNNTEELQSHLRLQSCSNLFGFDSDDEGNS